TAGTTTTTGCAAGAGTTACATTTGTTGTAATTTGATATCTATCACGTCCGCCCTCTTTTGCTTTATAGAGCATCTCGTCTGCCCGAGAGATCATAATCTCATCATCTAAAGCATCATCGGCAATACAACATACTACACCGACAGAAACCGTGACAAATTCATTTGCTTTTGATTTCTCATGTTTCAACTCTCTATCTTTAACAGATTGACATAGTGTTCTTGCCAAGTTTGCACTGTCTGTTTCATTTGTTTCACTTAGCAAGACTCCAAACTCTTCACCTCCAAGGCGAAATACATAATCACTTGGACGTTTAAGTGTATCTTTTAAGACTTTTGCTACGCTTTTAAGAGCAAAGTCTCCCTCAACGTGTCCATAAGTATCATTATACTGTTTAAAGTAGTCAATATCCAACATCATGAATGTTATATATGTCTTATTCCTTTTGGCACGCTTAAGTTCTCTCTCATATATATGATTAAAATATCTTCTGTTATATAATCCTGTTAAACTGTCTGTATATGAAGCATTCTCAAGTTTTTTATTCGCTTTACGAAGCTTTTTTGCTATATCGTGAAGTTTAGTGTGGTCTTGTTGAATACTTTTAAAGACATACATGGAAATTACCAAGACGGCAATAATAACAAAAATAAGTGTCAAGCCAACATTTAGGGCTATATCATCATATTTATTCAAAAACTTTTTTCTTTCATACTGTGCTACATTGACTTCATAATTGATAAGTTTTTTTAGTACACCATGCATCTTGAAAATTTTATCTTCTACTCTATTAAGAGCAATGTTTTTAGGATTACCGCCGCTTTTTAAAAACCCTATTATTTTATTAAAGGCTTTATTTGTAGATGTAAGCTCCATATCTACATACTCAACATATGCTACTTCCTCTTCATTCTTGTAATGTGAGATATAGCTTTCCCATTTTTTGTTGATATATTGTAAAGATTTTTCTATTTTTTGTGTAGTTTGCAGTGTAGATATCTCTTGTCTGCTTGCCTTATAGATAGGATCGGAGATCCCGCTATGATAAGTTTGCAGAATTTCATTGAGTTCCGTTACAGGCACTAATGAACCAAAATATAAGGAATCCATATTTTTTTTCATTGCATTAATGTAGCTTGCTCCGACGATACCGACAAATACGAGCCCCAATGTAATCAAAACAAATAGGAAAAACAGTTTACTTCTGAGTTTTAAAGCTTCAATAAATCTCAAAATCACTCCTTATTCTCTAAAATCTATTAAGCATCTTTTGTACCACTAAATGGTATAATTTTTCTAAAAAAGAAAAAGTTTGGACCATGGAAGCAAAATCAATTAGAGCAGATAAATATTTAGATACTTTTGAGATTCAAGAACATTTAAAAAATGTAGAATACATCATAATGGCGACACCTGCCCCTGAGAAATATAGAGCTACACCTATTCATTTTACAATCTTTTTAAATACACCAGAAGCTTTGCCTGAAGAGGTGAAACAACCTGTATTAGATAAGTTTTGCACTGATTATAAGATCAAAAATCCAACAGAGGTATTAAGCCAGTTAACAGCTGTAGGGTTTGCTGTCTCAAATGCGCAAGACACACCGATGCCAATGCCATTATTTAAACAACAAGATAGAGCAAGTGTGCCTCATGCACCAATGCATGTTATTGATTTTTTAGCAGATTCTGATGAATTTTACGAAGCGAAAGTAAAAAATCTAACGGGCTGGAGCTACTCTTACAACTCATAAAGAGCTGTAAGATTCTATATCTTTTATCTCTTTGAGAATCTCTTTGGATAGGTTTTCATATCCCTCTTTAGTAACCAAAATATCATCCTCAATTCTTATCCCGATACCTCTATATTTTTTAGGAATTTTCTTATCGTCTTCCGGAAGATAAATACCCGGTTCAATCGTTAAAATCATACCTGCTTTAAGAGGAATCTCTTTATTTTTCTGATTTTTATACGGGTTTTGATCATGTACGTCTAAGCCCATATAGTGTCCTATTCCATGCGGAAAATATTTTTTATGTACTTTATCTTTTAGAAGTTTTTTGACACTCCCTTTTAAAATACCTAGTTTAACCATCCCCTCACACAACATCTTTTCAGCTTCATTTTGCAATTCGCTTCTAAGTATGTTGGGCTTCATCATTGAAATGATTTTTTTCTCCACATCAAGCACCATTTGATAGAGCTCTTTTTGTGCTTTCGTAAATTTACCGCTGACAGGAATCGTTCTGGTAATATCACTGGAGTAATATTCATATTCACAGCCTGCATCAATTAGTATCAAATCACCCTTATTTAAAGCCATATTATTATCAATATAATGAAGTGTATTCGCATTGTCTCCGGAAGCTACAATTGAAGTATATGCATCACTGTATGCACCATTTTTCTTGAAAATGTACTCTATCTCGGCTTGCAGTTCATATTCAAATGAGAGTTTTTGACTCATTTGAATCGCTTTGTGATGTGCTTCTTTTGTAATTTCAAGTGCTTTTTGAATTAACTTTATTTCGTTTGTCGACTTAATTAAACGCATAGTTTCAACAGTTTTTGCAGCATCTTTATAATAAAGTATATTTTTTGCAAGTAGCTTTACTTGATCTAATAATTTATTTTTTACTTTGAAATCATAATAGAGCTTATTTTTTTCTTCTAAGAACTCTTGCAGTTTTGGAGCAAAATGTTCGATCTCAAATACATCATCTACATCAAAGAGTTCTTTTGCTTTTTCTGCACCGAGTCTTTTACCTGTCCAAAGTTCCTTAACAGGATCTTTTTTCTCTACAAAAAGATATATTTTATATGTTGTGTTTTTCTTAACAAATACTAATGTGGAATTATCCTCTTTAAATCCTGTTAAATAATAAAAATTGCTATCTTGTCTATAAGGATATTCCGTATCGTTTGAACGTACTTTTTGTTCAGCTGCACAAAATATTGCTACTGAATCACTTTGCAGTTTTTTTGCAAACTTTTCTCTTCGTCCTTTATACTCTTTTTCTTTAATCATTGAGAATTTTCACCTAACCAATCTACAGTTTCTTCTAAAGTTTGTGCAAGTATACTATTTAGGGCTTTAACACCCCCTTGAGCATCCAGGCTGTCTGTCTGCATTGTTTTTGTAATAATCTTTGATGCTATCAGTTTTCTTG
This sequence is a window from Sulfurimonas sp. C5. Protein-coding genes within it:
- a CDS encoding diguanylate cyclase, whose product is MRFIEALKLRSKLFFLFVLITLGLVFVGIVGASYINAMKKNMDSLYFGSLVPVTELNEILQTYHSGISDPIYKASRQEISTLQTTQKIEKSLQYINKKWESYISHYKNEEEVAYVEYVDMELTSTNKAFNKIIGFLKSGGNPKNIALNRVEDKIFKMHGVLKKLINYEVNVAQYERKKFLNKYDDIALNVGLTLIFVIIAVLVISMYVFKSIQQDHTKLHDIAKKLRKANKKLENASYTDSLTGLYNRRYFNHIYERELKRAKRNKTYITFMMLDIDYFKQYNDTYGHVEGDFALKSVAKVLKDTLKRPSDYVFRLGGEEFGVLLSETNETDSANLARTLCQSVKDRELKHEKSKANEFVTVSVGVVCCIADDALDDEIMISRADEMLYKAKEGGRDRYQITTNVTLAKTISA
- a CDS encoding aminopeptidase P N-terminal domain-containing protein, encoding MIKEKEYKGRREKFAKKLQSDSVAIFCAAEQKVRSNDTEYPYRQDSNFYYLTGFKEDNSTLVFVKKNTTYKIYLFVEKKDPVKELWTGKRLGAEKAKELFDVDDVFEIEHFAPKLQEFLEEKNKLYYDFKVKNKLLDQVKLLAKNILYYKDAAKTVETMRLIKSTNEIKLIQKALEITKEAHHKAIQMSQKLSFEYELQAEIEYIFKKNGAYSDAYTSIVASGDNANTLHYIDNNMALNKGDLILIDAGCEYEYYSSDITRTIPVSGKFTKAQKELYQMVLDVEKKIISMMKPNILRSELQNEAEKMLCEGMVKLGILKGSVKKLLKDKVHKKYFPHGIGHYMGLDVHDQNPYKNQKNKEIPLKAGMILTIEPGIYLPEDDKKIPKKYRGIGIRIEDDILVTKEGYENLSKEILKEIKDIESYSSL